One stretch of Streptomyces sp. 135 DNA includes these proteins:
- a CDS encoding glycerate kinase yields MRREQARHVLIAADKFKGSLTAVQVAERVTAGLRAVAPEVSVEALPVADGGDGTVAAAVAGGFERRDVTVTGPLGDRVTAAYALKGGTAVVEMAEASGLQLLPEGVFAPLTSTTYGSGELIRAALDAGARTIVFGVGGSATTDGGAGMLAALGARFLDADGEPVAPGGGPLKELATADLSGLDPRLKDVDIVLASDVDNPLTGPKGAPAVYGPQKGASPEDVAALDAALAHFAAVLEKSIGPEAAEYAQSPGAGAAGGIGYGALVGLGAGFRPGIEVMLDVLGFASALERATLVITGEGSLDEQTLHGKAPAGVASAARAAGVEVVAVCGRLALPPEVLGRAGIRRAYALTDIEPDVARCIAEAGPILEELAGRLGRDYLA; encoded by the coding sequence GTGCGGCGCGAGCAGGCGCGGCACGTGCTCATCGCCGCGGACAAGTTCAAGGGTTCGCTCACGGCCGTGCAGGTCGCTGAGCGGGTGACGGCCGGGCTGCGCGCCGTCGCCCCCGAGGTGTCGGTCGAGGCGCTGCCGGTCGCCGACGGCGGTGACGGCACGGTCGCCGCGGCCGTCGCGGGCGGCTTCGAGCGGCGCGACGTCACCGTGACGGGGCCGCTCGGCGACCGGGTGACGGCGGCGTACGCCCTCAAGGGCGGCACCGCCGTGGTGGAGATGGCAGAGGCCTCCGGCCTCCAGCTGCTCCCCGAGGGCGTCTTCGCGCCGCTCACGTCCACGACGTACGGCTCCGGCGAGCTGATCCGCGCCGCGCTCGACGCGGGGGCCCGCACCATCGTCTTCGGCGTCGGCGGCAGCGCCACGACCGACGGCGGCGCGGGCATGCTGGCCGCGCTCGGCGCCCGCTTCCTCGACGCGGACGGTGAGCCCGTCGCGCCGGGCGGCGGTCCGCTGAAGGAGCTGGCCACCGCGGACCTGTCGGGGCTCGACCCGCGGCTGAAGGACGTCGACATCGTGCTCGCCAGCGATGTCGACAATCCGCTGACCGGGCCGAAGGGGGCGCCGGCCGTGTACGGGCCGCAGAAGGGGGCGAGCCCGGAGGACGTCGCCGCGCTGGACGCGGCGCTCGCGCACTTCGCCGCGGTCCTGGAGAAGTCCATCGGGCCCGAGGCCGCCGAGTACGCGCAGTCGCCGGGGGCGGGTGCCGCGGGTGGCATCGGGTACGGCGCGCTCGTGGGGCTCGGGGCGGGCTTCCGGCCCGGCATCGAGGTCATGCTGGACGTGCTCGGCTTCGCGTCCGCGTTGGAGCGGGCCACCCTTGTGATCACCGGGGAGGGGTCGCTCGACGAGCAGACGCTGCACGGCAAGGCGCCCGCCGGGGTGGCCTCCGCTGCGCGCGCCGCCGGTGTCGAGGTCGTCGCGGTCTGCGGGCGTCTCGCGCTGCCGCCGGAGGTTCTCGGCAGGGCGGGGATTCGGCGGGCGTACGCCTTGACGGACATCGAGCCGGATGTGGCGCGGTGCATCGCTGAGGCGGGGCCGATTCTGGAGGAGCTTGCGGGGCGGCTGGGGCGGGACTACTTGGCGTAG